CAGATCCTCGCGGTATCGGTAATCCTCGAACGCCCCAGGCTTGCGAACCAGCCAGTCGATGATGTGCCGGTAGTTGATCAGGTGCTTCCCGGTGCCGCGAAGCCGCGGAAGACGATCAACGATCTTCTGGGCGTACCACACCTCCAGCTCGTCGAGGCGAATGGCCACCGTCACCTTCTCGCCCATCAGCCGGCTGTTCACTGAGTAGACGTTCTTGTCCACGTGGATCAGGCTGCCGTGATTCACACGTACCTGCACGCGCCGGACCGAGTCAATACGACGCGCCGGCAGCGAGCCCATCACCGCCATCTCCTCCATCAGGCGGTCACGGCGTCCGGCGTTGAATCGGGCGATCTCATCGCGAACGAAAGCCACGTACGCCTCGGTCGATTCGAAGTCACGGCTGCCCCGCAGCATGAGTGCCTGGTCGAGTCGGTTCTTGAACCGATGATGCGACTGCTCCGCGTCGCCGTTCTCGTTCGCGTGACCCGCCTGGATCTTCTGCCCGGTGAGACCATAGTGATCCAGCACCTGGAGGTATCGGCGCTGGAATGCATCACGCGGATCCGGGCCGCCGATCTGGTTCACCGCCGCCGTCAACTGATCGGTCCGGTGCATCCCGGGCACCTTGCCAAGCGCCCATAACGCGTTCTGCAGCCCCGCACTCAGCGCCTCGAACGACTCCGAGTAGCACAGCGTCACGTGCTCCCAGTTCGAGTACGTCAGCACGAAGTGGTACATCAGGTGCCGCAGCAGCATCCCTTGGATCGTCACCCCCAGCGAGTTCATGCACGTGAAGTCCGACGCGCTCAGCTTCCCCGGGTGATGCACCTGGTCGAAGAAGACCTCCTTCGCCGGACCCTTCGTCGCACGCCACGTCTTCACACGCCGCTGCAGCGTCCGCAACTGGCCGTCGGCGAACCGCCCGGGGTGCTCCCGCTGGAGCCAGTCGAA
This portion of the bacterium genome encodes:
- a CDS encoding IS21 family transposase, producing MGQEKAALKAGMALTTAGKYLTERRFPSELKQPRTYRTREDPFDEVWASVEALLETDPGLQSRTLFDWLQREHPGRFADGQLRTLQRRVKTWRATKGPAKEVFFDQVHHPGKLSASDFTCMNSLGVTIQGMLLRHLMYHFVLTYSNWEHVTLCYSESFEALSAGLQNALWALGKVPGMHRTDQLTAAVNQIGGPDPRDAFQRRYLQVLDHYGLTGQKIQAGHANENGDAEQSHHRFKNRLDQALMLRGSRDFESTEAYVAFVRDEIARFNAGRRDRLMEEMAVMGSLPARRIDSVRRVQVRVNHGSLIHVDKNVYSVNSRLMGEKVTVAIRLDELEVWYAQKIVDRLPRLRGTGKHLINYRHIIDWLVRKPGAFEDYRYREDL